A genome region from Thermococcus alcaliphilus includes the following:
- the asd gene encoding aspartate-semialdehyde dehydrogenase, producing the protein MDVAILGATGLVGQMFVRLLENHPWFKIERLVASERSKGKKYRDIVEWPSGDIGEMEVEGLGDFLKDPDVDLVFSALPSSIAGEVEEKLAEKTPVFSNASSHRYEEDVPIIVPEVNGDQLKLIEVQQEQRGWKRFIVTNPNCSTAILVLSLKVLSEFGLKKVNVVTMQAISGAGFKGLSALQIFDNVIPYIEKEEWKIENESRKILGLDFEISTITTRVPVSHGHTEAVFVELGQDTTVEELRRVFESFDPLKNLKLPSYAKPIVYREIPQPKLHRELGKGMSVIVGRLGKVNEKTFKYVTLGHNLIRGAAGGSILNAELAYNEKVI; encoded by the coding sequence ATGGATGTTGCGATTTTGGGCGCTACAGGATTAGTTGGCCAGATGTTTGTGAGACTCTTAGAGAATCACCCTTGGTTTAAAATAGAGCGCTTAGTAGCTTCAGAAAGATCAAAAGGAAAGAAATACAGAGATATTGTAGAATGGCCTAGTGGTGATATTGGAGAGATGGAAGTGGAGGGGTTGGGAGATTTCTTAAAGGATCCAGATGTGGATTTGGTTTTTTCAGCCCTTCCATCTTCAATAGCGGGTGAAGTTGAAGAAAAGCTAGCTGAGAAGACCCCTGTGTTTAGCAACGCCTCATCCCATAGATATGAAGAGGATGTACCTATTATAGTTCCAGAAGTCAATGGAGATCAGCTAAAGCTTATTGAAGTTCAACAAGAGCAAAGGGGCTGGAAGAGGTTTATAGTCACAAACCCCAATTGCTCAACTGCAATACTGGTGCTCTCGCTTAAGGTTCTTTCAGAATTTGGGCTCAAAAAAGTGAATGTGGTAACAATGCAAGCAATAAGTGGGGCAGGGTTTAAAGGTTTATCAGCTCTGCAGATCTTTGATAACGTAATTCCATACATTGAAAAAGAGGAGTGGAAAATTGAGAACGAATCAAGGAAAATCCTCGGTCTTGATTTTGAAATATCCACTATTACAACAAGGGTTCCAGTATCTCACGGTCATACAGAAGCGGTTTTTGTCGAGCTTGGCCAAGACACAACCGTTGAAGAGCTTAGAAGAGTTTTTGAATCTTTTGATCCATTAAAAAACCTTAAGCTTCCTTCATATGCAAAGCCGATTGTCTATAGGGAAATCCCTCAGCCAAAGCTTCATCGAGAGTTGGGTAAAGGAATGAGTGTTATAGTTGGAAGATTGGGGAAAGTTAATGAAAAAACGTTTAAGTACGTTACTTTAGGCCATAATCTTATTAGAGGAGCCGCTGGAGGCTCGATCTTAAATGCTGAACTTGCTTATAATGAGAAAGTAATTTGA
- the thrC gene encoding threonine synthase encodes MLRCIECGKEYGENEVRYRCDCGGLLEVFIDLGKVENVFDGRNITLWKYESFIPVERRVSLNEGGTPLYRLENLQKELGIVELYVKNEGANPTGSFKDRGMTVGVSKALELGMDKVICASTGNTSASLAAYSAKAGIKSYVLVPSGKIALGKLAQAIVYGAKVVPVKGNFDDALRVVVKASRELGVYMLNSINPFRLEGQKTIAFEIFDQLGFVPDNIILPVGNAGNISAIWKGFKELFQAGFIDELPRMIGIQAEGASPLAKAWKEKKEFKPEEKPDTVATAIRIGNPANWRKAWLAAEESKGFFESVSDEEILRAQKLLASKEGIFVEPASASSLAGLVKLKELDLINSDESYVLITTGHGLKDPNIIIENFSLPEPIEPTLSAFKEVL; translated from the coding sequence ATGCTCAGATGTATAGAATGTGGAAAAGAGTATGGAGAAAATGAAGTTAGGTATAGATGTGACTGTGGAGGTCTGCTGGAGGTATTCATTGATTTGGGCAAAGTTGAAAACGTCTTTGATGGGAGGAACATAACATTGTGGAAGTATGAGAGCTTTATTCCTGTTGAAAGGAGAGTTTCTCTCAATGAAGGGGGAACACCTCTGTATCGTCTGGAAAATCTTCAAAAAGAGCTGGGAATAGTAGAACTTTACGTCAAAAATGAAGGTGCAAATCCAACAGGCTCTTTTAAGGATAGGGGAATGACTGTTGGTGTTAGCAAAGCTTTGGAACTTGGCATGGATAAAGTCATTTGCGCCTCAACGGGCAACACTTCGGCTTCTTTAGCCGCTTATTCAGCAAAAGCAGGGATAAAAAGTTATGTCCTTGTTCCAAGTGGAAAAATTGCACTGGGAAAACTGGCCCAAGCGATAGTATATGGTGCAAAAGTTGTTCCGGTTAAAGGGAACTTTGATGATGCTTTGAGGGTTGTTGTTAAGGCCAGTAGAGAACTTGGAGTTTACATGCTTAACTCAATAAATCCCTTCCGGTTAGAAGGCCAAAAGACTATAGCTTTTGAGATTTTTGATCAGCTGGGGTTTGTTCCAGACAATATAATCCTACCCGTAGGAAACGCTGGTAACATTTCAGCCATCTGGAAAGGCTTTAAAGAATTATTCCAAGCAGGATTTATCGATGAATTGCCAAGGATGATTGGAATCCAAGCTGAAGGAGCATCACCCTTGGCAAAAGCTTGGAAAGAGAAAAAGGAATTTAAGCCCGAGGAAAAGCCAGATACAGTGGCTACAGCAATAAGGATTGGAAATCCTGCTAATTGGAGAAAGGCCTGGCTTGCTGCTGAAGAGTCAAAGGGGTTCTTTGAGAGTGTTAGTGATGAGGAGATTCTTAGGGCCCAAAAACTTCTCGCATCAAAAGAAGGAATTTTCGTTGAACCGGCATCGGCATCTTCCTTGGCTGGTTTAGTTAAGTTGAAAGAGCTTGACCTGATTAATTCAGATGAAAGCTATGTTTTAATTACAACAGGACATGGACTGAAAGACCCAAACATAATAATTGAGAACTTTTCCCTGCCAGAGCCTATAGAACCAACGTTGAGTGCTTTTAAGGAGGTTCTTTAA
- a CDS encoding homoserine kinase, which translates to MKVLAPATIANFGPGFDVFGLCLAKPVDVIIFKESDEVTLEVEGFDVPSDPEKNVASISAFALLKMLNMEMGFNMKLKKGIRPKSGLGSSGASAIGGALAVANALGVRDKNLIIKAALEGEKAASGSVHGDNVIPALFGSFTILKSLHYLEVFKLDVDFELVVVLPEVEVSTRKARSVLPRDIPLGDAVKNLALASALISALKEGDLETVGKLLDDYLVIPYRKPLIPWFDKVRKAALDSGAYGVSLSGSGPAMFALGEDLRNIGKSMVEAFESEGIRAEYFITKVGGGAKCSDV; encoded by the coding sequence GTGAAAGTTCTAGCTCCAGCAACAATAGCGAACTTTGGGCCGGGATTTGATGTCTTTGGTTTATGTCTTGCCAAGCCTGTGGATGTAATAATCTTCAAAGAAAGTGATGAGGTAACATTAGAGGTTGAAGGATTTGATGTGCCAAGTGATCCTGAGAAGAACGTTGCTTCAATATCTGCCTTTGCTCTCTTGAAGATGCTTAATATGGAAATGGGGTTTAACATGAAATTAAAAAAGGGGATAAGACCAAAAAGTGGACTTGGAAGCTCTGGGGCTTCAGCTATCGGCGGGGCACTGGCTGTGGCAAATGCCCTTGGGGTTCGAGATAAGAATCTCATAATAAAAGCTGCCCTTGAGGGAGAAAAAGCAGCATCTGGTAGTGTCCATGGGGATAACGTGATTCCAGCTCTGTTTGGTAGCTTTACAATTTTAAAATCTCTACACTATCTTGAGGTGTTTAAGCTTGATGTTGACTTTGAACTCGTCGTGGTTCTTCCAGAGGTTGAGGTTAGCACAAGGAAAGCAAGATCTGTTTTACCAAGAGATATTCCGCTAGGTGACGCTGTTAAGAACTTGGCCCTAGCAAGTGCTTTGATTTCAGCACTGAAGGAGGGAGATTTGGAGACAGTTGGAAAGCTCCTAGATGATTATTTGGTTATTCCATACAGAAAGCCCCTCATACCTTGGTTTGATAAAGTCAGAAAAGCAGCTTTGGATAGTGGAGCTTATGGGGTTTCTTTATCCGGTTCTGGACCGGCCATGTTTGCTTTGGGAGAAGATTTGCGCAACATTGGAAAGTCAATGGTTGAGGCCTTTGAGAGTGAAGGGATTAGGGCAGAGTATTTTATAACAAAAGTAGGAGGTGGGGCAAAATGCTCAGATGTATAG
- a CDS encoding aspartate kinase: MIYKLSRIVVKFGGSSIRNSFEDALELVQKFWEEKSEVVVVLSALKGVTDLLLELAERKSPELLEEFTNIHLATAEKFGVNIDIEEELKELRFVLKNERAFPSKKAYTDHVFSFGERLSVKLFSSTLNERGIESAPIDAFYLIETNGNFGNAEVNLEKTKNNLWMLEELLKAGKVPVVTGFLGKFNSLRTTLGRGGSDYTASVLGRLLNARAVLIMSDVKGIYTANPRIVKNAKVIPFVSYDEALIASKLGLKALHERAIEPVKNRVPLIFGRTNKWRLGTLVSNFTLKIPLITYKIIGEKAKIGVIGASCSVPYPVVEQKEEYTCFIVDRVELEEVLNEIHEVIFGESSSSSNNSELWAGI, from the coding sequence GTGATTTACAAACTCTCCAGAATAGTGGTTAAATTTGGAGGAAGCTCGATTAGGAACTCTTTTGAAGATGCCTTAGAGCTTGTCCAGAAATTCTGGGAGGAAAAAAGTGAAGTTGTTGTCGTTTTGTCCGCACTTAAAGGAGTTACAGACCTTTTGTTGGAGCTTGCAGAAAGGAAAAGCCCGGAGCTTCTAGAGGAGTTTACGAACATACACTTGGCTACGGCTGAGAAATTTGGCGTCAATATAGACATCGAGGAGGAACTCAAGGAACTTAGGTTTGTGCTGAAAAATGAAAGAGCTTTCCCAAGTAAGAAGGCATACACAGATCATGTCTTCTCCTTCGGCGAAAGACTATCAGTTAAACTCTTTTCAAGCACACTAAACGAGAGGGGTATAGAGAGTGCTCCAATTGATGCCTTCTATTTGATAGAAACAAACGGAAACTTTGGGAATGCTGAAGTGAATCTGGAAAAAACAAAGAATAATCTCTGGATGCTCGAAGAGCTATTAAAAGCGGGCAAGGTACCTGTTGTGACAGGATTTCTAGGGAAGTTCAATAGCCTTAGGACAACACTTGGGAGAGGAGGAAGTGATTACACGGCCTCAGTTTTAGGGCGTCTCTTGAATGCCAGAGCAGTTTTGATCATGAGTGACGTGAAAGGAATCTATACGGCTAATCCAAGAATAGTCAAAAATGCTAAAGTTATCCCGTTTGTGTCGTATGATGAAGCTTTAATTGCTTCAAAACTTGGGTTAAAAGCTTTACACGAACGAGCCATCGAGCCTGTGAAAAATAGGGTCCCATTGATCTTTGGAAGGACAAACAAATGGAGATTAGGCACGCTAGTTTCAAATTTTACCCTTAAAATACCGTTAATTACCTACAAGATTATTGGGGAAAAAGCAAAGATTGGAGTGATTGGAGCTTCTTGTAGTGTGCCCTACCCAGTTGTTGAACAAAAAGAAGAATACACGTGTTTTATAGTGGATAGAGTTGAGCTTGAGGAGGTTTTGAATGAAATTCATGAGGTGATTTTTGGTGAAAGTTCTAGCTCCAGCAACAATAGCGAACTTTGGGCCGGGATTTGA
- a CDS encoding glycerate kinase type-2 family protein, with protein MVNREELLSYGDIKAKEIALILMEEAIKSADPYEAVKRALKVEDGKLIVKGKEFLIRGKIYVLAFGKAACSMAKAVEEVLGEKIAGGIAVTKYGYSLPLKKIKVIEAGHPVPDENSVKGAQLGVELAKKVKENDTLLVLISGGGSALFTLPEDGISFEDKMKTNELLLKSGAKIYEINTVRKHISKVKGGKLAKLVKGTLISLILSDVVGDPLEAIASGPTVKDPTTFKDAYRILKLYNLWDKLPESVRRHIELGLEGKVEETLKEDLPNVHNFLIASNALACEAAERKARELGLNAHILTTTLEGEAKEVAIAFGSIIEEIYHRSRPFKRPCILIAGGETTVTIEGEAGLGGPNQEFALSITRKIANLRGVAVLAMDTDGTDGPTDAAGGLVDGYTLEALKKEGIDVEEYLKGHNAYEALKKAKALLVTGPTRTNVNSIIIAVIL; from the coding sequence ATGGTGAATCGAGAGGAACTTCTCTCTTATGGAGATATAAAGGCTAAGGAAATCGCTTTAATTCTGATGGAAGAGGCGATAAAAAGCGCTGACCCCTATGAAGCGGTAAAAAGAGCACTAAAGGTTGAGGACGGCAAGCTTATTGTTAAAGGAAAAGAGTTCCTGATAAGGGGAAAAATCTATGTTTTGGCATTTGGAAAGGCAGCATGTTCGATGGCAAAAGCCGTTGAAGAGGTTCTGGGTGAGAAGATTGCCGGGGGAATAGCGGTGACTAAGTACGGCTATTCATTGCCTCTCAAAAAGATCAAGGTAATTGAAGCGGGGCATCCAGTGCCGGATGAAAATTCAGTAAAGGGTGCTCAGCTCGGGGTAGAGCTTGCAAAAAAAGTTAAGGAAAACGACACCCTCCTCGTCCTCATCTCCGGTGGTGGGAGCGCGCTTTTCACCCTTCCAGAGGACGGGATAAGCTTTGAGGACAAGATGAAAACGAATGAGCTCCTCCTTAAAAGCGGGGCGAAGATCTATGAGATCAACACCGTCAGAAAGCACATCTCAAAGGTTAAAGGGGGTAAGCTGGCGAAGCTCGTGAAGGGGACTCTGATAAGCCTTATCCTCTCAGATGTCGTTGGCGATCCCCTCGAAGCTATAGCCTCCGGACCAACTGTAAAAGACCCCACAACGTTTAAGGACGCCTACAGGATACTCAAGCTCTACAACCTCTGGGATAAGCTTCCTGAAAGCGTGAGAAGGCACATAGAGCTTGGCCTTGAGGGAAAAGTTGAGGAAACCCTAAAGGAAGACCTTCCCAACGTCCACAACTTCCTTATAGCGAGCAACGCCTTGGCATGTGAAGCAGCAGAGAGAAAAGCTAGAGAGCTCGGACTCAATGCGCATATTCTCACAACGACCCTTGAAGGAGAAGCCAAGGAAGTGGCAATAGCTTTTGGCTCAATAATAGAGGAGATTTACCATAGGAGTAGGCCCTTTAAAAGGCCCTGCATCTTAATAGCCGGTGGAGAAACAACGGTAACGATAGAGGGTGAAGCCGGTCTTGGAGGGCCGAACCAGGAGTTTGCCTTGAGCATAACGAGAAAAATAGCAAACCTTAGAGGAGTTGCGGTTTTGGCTATGGATACAGATGGAACTGACGGCCCAACGGATGCCGCCGGTGGATTGGTGGACGGCTATACTCTGGAAGCCCTTAAAAAAGAGGGCATAGATGTCGAGGAATACTTAAAGGGGCACAACGCTTATGAGGCTTTAAAGAAAGCAAAAGCCCTACTTGTAACAGGCCCAACGAGGACGAACGTTAACTCAATAATTATTGCTGTTATTCTTTAA
- a CDS encoding AAA family ATPase encodes MEEECLWGEGHRNTAEKLFQAVLRGNISVLLGPRRVGKTSVVNVVAEKFTKRRNHHYIYFNFSRFIGARAISISDVEPKRTSLRLITMSKSYALSLRGISVEVRKTSIEEFTSDFSTLVRVLSQNSARGLLIFDEAQVLARLKNLDFRGLLQEITDSYPNISLIFTGSMPGLLMEYLNPDASKPNFMRSAEIFTLPRWSVVEGVEFLRRGFESYGINVKNELELERAVRELGGVPGFVSYYGLTVTNLVRRGVAVEKALPRALEESRKYALDEWKKDLEAFLNVYSSPIYVEVLRVLANVYPSALRGAEVYRELEKAEKAPRRIQHIYKYLDTLEKAGFIRSEGGRYWIEDPLLRVLLMSP; translated from the coding sequence ATGGAGGAGGAGTGCCTTTGGGGAGAAGGGCACAGAAATACGGCTGAAAAACTTTTTCAAGCAGTTCTTAGGGGAAATATTTCTGTTCTCTTAGGCCCGAGGCGTGTAGGAAAGACGAGCGTTGTTAATGTGGTCGCTGAAAAGTTCACGAAAAGAAGAAACCATCACTACATATACTTCAACTTTTCTCGCTTCATTGGTGCTAGGGCTATTTCGATATCCGATGTAGAGCCAAAAAGAACATCTCTAAGACTTATAACCATGAGTAAGAGCTACGCCCTTTCCCTTCGCGGGATTTCTGTCGAAGTCAGGAAGACAAGCATAGAGGAGTTTACTTCGGACTTTTCTACTCTTGTGAGAGTGCTATCTCAAAACTCAGCAAGAGGACTCCTTATTTTTGACGAGGCCCAGGTGCTTGCTAGATTGAAAAACTTGGATTTTCGTGGTTTACTTCAGGAGATAACGGACAGTTATCCGAACATATCCCTGATTTTTACAGGCTCAATGCCCGGTCTACTTATGGAGTATTTGAATCCCGATGCCAGTAAGCCAAACTTTATGCGCTCGGCCGAGATATTTACACTCCCGCGCTGGAGCGTGGTGGAGGGCGTAGAATTTTTGAGAAGAGGTTTTGAAAGCTATGGTATTAATGTAAAAAATGAACTCGAACTTGAAAGGGCTGTAAGGGAGCTTGGAGGCGTTCCAGGTTTTGTTTCTTATTATGGATTAACTGTAACAAACCTTGTAAGGAGGGGAGTTGCTGTAGAAAAAGCTCTTCCAAGGGCACTAGAAGAGAGCAGAAAATATGCCCTTGATGAGTGGAAAAAGGATTTGGAAGCTTTCTTGAACGTTTACAGCAGCCCCATTTATGTTGAAGTGCTTAGAGTCCTCGCTAATGTATATCCCAGCGCACTTAGGGGGGCGGAGGTTTACAGAGAGCTTGAGAAGGCAGAAAAGGCACCTAGGAGAATTCAGCATATCTACAAGTATCTAGACACTCTTGAAAAAGCAGGATTCATACGTTCGGAAGGAGGAAGATATTGGATAGAGGATCCCCTCCTTAGAGTCCTTCTGATGTCTCCCTAA
- a CDS encoding DUF371 domain-containing protein, which translates to MIKETIICYGHENVKATHRSTLEITKEDYLTPRGDCIICIKANKALKDLSDELKEALKKGKKIKIRIIVDDIVDELEAFGDERLSFESDVSMVIRKSDYVDGRTLAVKANKAAKDIKRELVEKLKNPGQKVIVEIIVE; encoded by the coding sequence ATGATTAAGGAAACCATCATCTGCTACGGGCATGAAAACGTAAAGGCAACCCACCGCTCAACGCTGGAAATAACGAAGGAGGATTACCTAACGCCAAGGGGAGACTGCATAATATGCATAAAAGCCAACAAAGCCCTTAAAGACCTAAGTGATGAGTTAAAAGAAGCCCTGAAAAAGGGCAAAAAAATAAAGATAAGGATAATTGTTGATGATATTGTTGATGAGCTTGAGGCATTTGGAGACGAGAGGCTGAGCTTTGAGAGCGATGTTTCTATGGTGATAAGAAAGAGCGACTACGTTGATGGGAGAACTTTGGCAGTAAAAGCAAACAAAGCCGCGAAGGACATTAAAAGGGAACTTGTGGAGAAGCTGAAAAATCCGGGGCAGAAAGTGATTGTTGAGATAATTGTGGAATGA
- a CDS encoding 30S ribosomal protein S17e encodes MGNIKQGFIKRTARELFNRYPNEFTRDFEHNKKKVEELTNVTSKTIRNRIAGYITRLVRLKEEGKIL; translated from the coding sequence ATGGGAAACATTAAGCAAGGTTTCATTAAGAGAACCGCGAGAGAGCTCTTCAACAGGTATCCAAACGAGTTCACAAGGGACTTTGAGCACAACAAAAAGAAGGTTGAGGAGCTAACAAACGTCACAAGCAAAACAATAAGGAACAGAATAGCTGGCTACATAACAAGGCTTGTAAGACTTAAGGAAGAAGGAAAAATCCTCTAA
- a CDS encoding ArsR family transcriptional regulator produces the protein MEEHGRLLDVLGNETRRRILLLLTKRPYFVSELSKELGVGQKAILEHLRILESAGLIEGRIEKIPRGRPRKYYQIKRGIRLEVLLTPYSFGTEMYEPKAPRQTKEYEEIKQLIKSQEPIEEKIRELSSFLSEIEQKIDEYMRMKSELEEVRMLTETYIKSLMRRIARESEEQFDELLKEFEDILPREILEDLKRIKRELI, from the coding sequence ATGGAGGAGCATGGAAGGTTACTTGATGTCCTTGGAAACGAGACGAGAAGGAGGATACTGCTCTTGCTTACCAAACGACCCTACTTTGTAAGCGAGCTCTCGAAGGAATTGGGAGTTGGGCAAAAGGCTATCCTTGAGCACCTTAGAATACTTGAGAGTGCTGGGCTGATTGAGGGCAGGATAGAGAAGATTCCGAGGGGCAGGCCTAGGAAGTACTACCAAATAAAGAGGGGCATTAGGTTGGAGGTTCTCCTCACGCCGTATTCCTTCGGCACCGAGATGTATGAGCCAAAAGCCCCAAGACAAACGAAGGAATATGAGGAGATAAAGCAGCTCATAAAGTCCCAAGAACCAATTGAAGAAAAAATCAGAGAACTTTCTTCCTTCTTAAGTGAGATAGAGCAAAAAATAGACGAGTATATGAGAATGAAGAGCGAGCTTGAAGAGGTCAGAATGCTCACTGAGACTTACATAAAGAGCCTTATGCGCAGAATTGCCAGAGAAAGCGAGGAGCAGTTTGATGAGCTTTTGAAGGAATTCGAGGATATACTCCCAAGAGAAATCCTTGAGGATTTAAAAAGGATAAAGAGAGAACTGATTTAG
- a CDS encoding MBL fold metallo-hydrolase, protein MRVVGGIHLVDETFANVYLIERGEKLLLIDAGLPEEYEKVLRYIEKLGYVPEDVEVIIVTHAHYDHVGSLKNLKDATSANVAAHKDEVPYLKGEKTYRREIEPVDVEIELNDGDEIEGLRVIHSPGHTPGSICLLDLETKALFVGDLVMEENGRLEEIPHHYSLDPMKNREAIKRLLEVDFVHLLPSHGKPILNDGKEKLRELVERLQSE, encoded by the coding sequence ATGAGAGTTGTTGGAGGAATCCACCTGGTAGATGAAACTTTTGCAAACGTCTATCTGATAGAAAGGGGAGAAAAGCTTCTCCTTATAGATGCCGGACTTCCAGAGGAGTATGAGAAGGTTTTGAGGTACATAGAAAAGCTCGGCTACGTTCCAGAGGATGTGGAGGTAATAATAGTAACCCATGCCCACTACGACCATGTGGGCTCTTTAAAAAACCTTAAAGACGCAACCAGTGCAAATGTTGCAGCCCATAAAGACGAGGTCCCCTATTTGAAGGGAGAGAAAACCTACAGGAGAGAAATAGAACCAGTTGATGTTGAAATAGAGCTGAACGACGGAGATGAGATCGAGGGGCTGAGAGTTATCCACTCTCCGGGGCATACTCCCGGGAGCATTTGTTTGCTCGACTTGGAGACAAAAGCTCTCTTTGTGGGGGATTTGGTTATGGAGGAAAACGGAAGGCTTGAAGAGATTCCGCACCATTATTCCCTCGATCCAATGAAGAACAGGGAAGCCATAAAAAGACTTTTGGAGGTTGATTTCGTGCATTTACTGCCAAGTCATGGAAAGCCGATCTTAAACGACGGGAAGGAGAAGTTGAGGGAGCTTGTGGAGAGGCTTCAGTCTGAATAA
- a CDS encoding PIN domain-containing protein — translation MSAVIDTNVLIYDTFSDSGFHEKARSLLNSLDKWYVPSIVLQEYVWFFKNQGFSVKEARTMLLEYTSDPRFRSLVDDYKIILRALELLEREKLSLSRFNDTVILIHALEKGYLATFDQRLRKLATKLGVKVLPKEF, via the coding sequence ATGTCTGCAGTGATAGATACCAATGTTTTGATTTATGACACCTTTAGCGACTCTGGCTTCCATGAAAAGGCGAGAAGCCTTCTGAATTCTCTCGATAAATGGTACGTTCCATCGATAGTGCTTCAGGAGTATGTGTGGTTCTTTAAAAACCAAGGGTTTTCAGTTAAGGAAGCTAGGACGATGCTCTTAGAGTACACCTCTGACCCGAGGTTTAGAAGCCTCGTCGATGATTATAAGATAATCCTCCGCGCCCTTGAGCTCCTTGAAAGGGAGAAGCTCTCTCTATCGCGCTTCAATGACACGGTAATTCTCATTCACGCGCTGGAGAAAGGTTATTTGGCAACTTTTGACCAAAGGCTCAGAAAGCTTGCGACAAAGCTCGGAGTCAAAGTTTTGCCGAAGGAGTTTTGA
- a CDS encoding AbrB/MazE/SpoVT family DNA-binding domain-containing protein, translating into MPLTKVTRNYQITIPAEIRKALGIKEGEVLEVKLEDGRIIIERPKKERKTLKLGKKISPEEIEKSIEEGMKECLQ; encoded by the coding sequence ATGCCACTCACAAAAGTCACCCGGAACTACCAGATAACGATCCCCGCAGAGATCAGGAAGGCTCTTGGGATTAAGGAAGGTGAAGTGCTTGAAGTGAAGCTCGAAGACGGGAGGATTATTATAGAACGGCCCAAAAAAGAAAGGAAAACCCTCAAGCTCGGCAAAAAGATATCTCCTGAGGAAATTGAGAAATCCATAGAAGAGGGGATGAAAGAATGTCTGCAGTGA
- a CDS encoding TrpB-like pyridoxal phosphate-dependent enzyme: MKAVLPDEKIPKFWYNILPDLPEPLEPPLDPETEKPIEPEKLLRIFAEELVKQEMSRERYVEIPREVRELYAKIGRPTPLFRATNLEKRLRTPARIYFKYEGATVTGSHKINTALAQAYYAKKQGIERLVTETGAGQWGTALSLAGALIGLRVRVYMARASYQQKPYRRVLMNIYGAEVFPSPSDRTEVGRRFLAEDPSHPGGLGIAISEAIEDVLKDENARYSLGSVLNHVLMHQTVIGLEAKEQIREFEEPDVIIGCVGGGSNFAGLAYPFVKDVLKGKEEYEFIAVEPKAAPTMTSGVYAYDYGDSGRLTPKMKMHTLGHTYYVPPIHAGGLRYHGLAPTLSVLVNHGIVKPVAYHQTEVFDAATLFAKAEGIVPAPESAHAIKAAIDIALRAKEQEEEKVILFNLSGHGLLDLKGYEDFLEGRLEDYEPKEIPVLNGLF; the protein is encoded by the coding sequence ATGAAAGCTGTTCTTCCAGATGAAAAAATACCAAAGTTTTGGTACAACATTTTGCCCGACCTTCCCGAACCTCTGGAGCCCCCGTTAGACCCGGAGACGGAAAAGCCCATAGAGCCAGAAAAGTTGCTTAGAATCTTTGCGGAGGAACTTGTAAAGCAGGAAATGAGCAGGGAACGCTACGTTGAAATTCCTAGAGAAGTTAGAGAGCTATACGCCAAGATTGGGCGCCCTACACCTCTGTTTAGGGCAACGAACCTTGAAAAAAGGCTTAGAACTCCAGCAAGGATTTACTTCAAATACGAGGGAGCGACCGTTACTGGCAGTCACAAGATAAACACCGCCTTGGCCCAAGCATATTATGCTAAAAAGCAAGGCATTGAGAGGCTTGTAACCGAAACAGGAGCGGGGCAATGGGGAACTGCTCTTTCTCTCGCCGGGGCTCTTATTGGCCTAAGGGTTAGGGTTTACATGGCTAGGGCGAGCTACCAGCAAAAGCCTTATCGGAGAGTTCTCATGAACATCTACGGGGCTGAGGTGTTTCCAAGCCCAAGTGATAGGACGGAAGTGGGGAGGAGATTTCTAGCTGAGGATCCAAGCCATCCCGGAGGTCTTGGCATAGCGATAAGTGAAGCCATTGAGGATGTTTTAAAAGATGAGAACGCCCGTTATTCCCTTGGCAGCGTCTTAAACCACGTCCTAATGCACCAAACGGTCATCGGGCTTGAGGCAAAGGAGCAGATAAGAGAATTTGAAGAGCCCGATGTGATAATCGGCTGCGTAGGCGGAGGGAGCAATTTCGCTGGTTTGGCATATCCATTTGTTAAAGACGTTTTGAAGGGAAAAGAAGAGTATGAGTTCATAGCTGTTGAACCCAAAGCCGCTCCAACAATGACTTCGGGGGTTTATGCCTACGACTACGGGGACTCAGGAAGGCTAACTCCGAAGATGAAGATGCACACCCTTGGCCATACATACTATGTGCCCCCAATTCACGCCGGAGGGCTGAGATACCACGGGCTAGCTCCAACGCTAAGCGTTCTCGTGAACCATGGCATTGTGAAGCCTGTAGCTTATCACCAGACGGAGGTCTTTGATGCAGCCACCCTCTTTGCAAAAGCCGAAGGGATAGTTCCAGCTCCAGAGAGTGCCCACGCGATAAAGGCGGCAATCGACATAGCACTTCGGGCAAAAGAGCAAGAGGAGGAGAAAGTTATACTGTTCAACCTGAGCGGCCATGGACTTCTTGACCTTAAGGGATACGAGGATTTTTTGGAGGGAAGACTGGAAGATTATGAGCCCAAGGAAATTCCAGTGTTGAACGGGCTTTTCTGA